ttattctaTGTTATTTATAACAACCGAAATATAATCAATTACAAAAAATTATgcctttaattttgtaattttacaataattaagttagttgctaatttaaaaaaaattataaaaaaattaaattttcaaataaaaaattcaaataaataaaattttcaaaaaattactaaaataataaattattaatgaaaaattagtattaaaaaattaatataaaaatattataaaaaaatcactaataataactattataaaaagattaacaaaaaatttaaatataaaatgatatttataagataaattactaaaaaaaattaccatatatatatatatatatgtgctaCAACAAAAAAATTACCAAAgattaatactacaaataatttactaaaaaatatatttatacaaaaatttttattttatgtcaaataaaataaattaaataaaaagatgagaaaaaaaaaaagatgataaaaaaaaagatgataaaaataggtgagaaaaaaaaaggatgataaaaaagaaaatatatgtgaaagaaaaagatgaaaaaaaataaatgaggaaaaaaatgataaagaaaataGATGTGAAAGGAAAAAATGATAAAGAAATATGTTAGAAATGAAAAGgagataaataaaatatatgagaataaaaaaaataataaagaaaatgaaagaaaagagaagaaaaaaaaagagtagtGAAGAAAGAAAATGAGCAGTAGTTTATATAAGTGAATTAGTAATCAATTTTAGCAATTAATTATCGgttgctaatttaaaaaaaaaattggacataaattttttgaggaaaaattttacgatcaattcataaatcatttgcaaatcaaatcaatttcaatcagttgtaaatcaaaatataaaaaaaaaacgtaAAAACTTTTTGGgggaaaaatcaatttcaaaaaaCGGTTGCTAACAAATTGGTtgcaaatcaaaattaaaaaaaaatatatatatatagaattttTTGAAGGAAAAACTTAGATGGTTATTTGCAATCGATTTTAATCAGTTTCAAGAATAGATTGCTGCTAGCAATCGATCCATTAATtgattgcaaataaaaaaaaattgggatAGAATTTTTAGGAAAAAAATCAGTTATTTAATTTGGGGAAAAATTTTAGCAACCGTTTTACAATTGCTTAtaaaaattggttgctaacaACAATTGCtaagaaattagttacaaataataactgattTTAGCAATCGATTGCTAACTTTAGAgccaattaaaataattctttaatttaacaaTTAATTCCCTAAATTAGTTGCTGTTGGCAACCGATTTTAATATCAATTGCCATTAGCAATAAATTTTAGTCATTGATTTCTTAATCAGTTATTAATAGCAATTGATTTTAAAATCGTTATCGTATATTTAAAGTTTTTCGAATATTGACTAGTAATTGATTTAGCAACTTATTATATATCAGTTACtaataaaaatctattttaacaATCAATTATAAAATAGTTATTAATAACAAGTAATTTAACAATCGATTGTTGAATCGgttactaaatttttaaaaattaactattttactaaaaacataattataaaccaattataaaattaattattaatagtaACTGATTGAAATTAGTTAccataattaattacaaaattgatttttttttttagtgatgGCCATGAAAACAAGCTACCAACCCCAATACAGAAAATGGATTAATCTTGATTTGaaactctaattaaattattttctaacTAATATCTCTATTAAATTTAAACTCGCATTGACAATTTAAAGAGGGTATACTTATTTTTTCCAttctctaatatatatatatatatatatatatatatatataaaagaatgaatgattaaaaaattttatgattAACATATAATGAtagttataaatattaaaatttttaatatttaagataaaaaattttcaaaatgaataatttattttttatttagatttttttGTCATTAACCATTATGTAAGATGTAAAGTTTAGTACCTTCtcactttctcttctttttttcatTGTTAAATTCAAATATAATTTCCTTTTTCTTACCGTATAGAATAAAAATAGAAGTCTTTGGAGTAAATAAGAACAAgtacaatattttaaaaaattccataatataaaaatatcaattttaggatttttttttttacttaaattgGGTCTACTATAATATAATTAAAGATATAGAATGTTTAGTGAGATTTACTTTGTGTCTTTATTTCATGGTAGATTagattcactaaaaatttctcaTTAAATAATGGGTAAGAATTTCCCACAATTTTAGTAGCAAAAGTGGTAAAAGGATTGCCACCTGAAATTATATAAAGAATTAAGCAACATGTTATCATGTCTGGGCTGCTAATTTTTTCAATTGTTTTCATTTGCAGTTGATCTTGACCCATTGGGCAAGAGCAGCAATATCCCTGGATTTGATATATTGAAAATACTTCAAAAGTCCAAGTAGAAAAGATACACAGCCTTTATTGTCAATAAAAATACAATACCAGAGCTTACTGCAGGAATAGGGGAAAAAAATGGATAGTACAAAAAGAAGCAACAGAAGAACAGAGTATATTTTTGTTTTGAGCTGCTGGCAGAAGGAAACGATGTCGGGTTTGTATGCAACAAGGGATGCTGCTTGCTAGGTTACATTTGGTTGCATAAGCTGATAACATTGGATGTAGTTTCAATACCAGCGGCTGCAAGTTCAACAACCTCTGAAACTCCTTCATTTTTGTACTGAGGGAAAAAAATTGATATAATAGAGAGCTTGTTTAgctaattccaagaaaatatatatatatatatatatatatatatatatattcaatctcaaatcaatggtATTTACCCGATCCTTATTCTGCTGCCTCTTGGCTTGTAGCAGTGTACAATTATCAAGAAACACAGCATCCTTGTGATGATTCACATTTTTATCTCGATAACAAGCACAGCACAGATCATAGGTATTAGCAGGACCATTAAAGCATTGAACGCATGTAAAGTAAACACCATCGAGAAAGACTTTGCACCCGTCGCAAGAGAAAACTCTTTCGCTCGAGCATATGTAGTGCACAGTGACAAATTCATCGAAATCCAAGGTGCCATTACCATCCTTGTCTAGCTTTCTGAAAAAGTCAGGAGAAGAAATTGTTTTAAAGCCCTTCTGCTTCAGGTATTGCGCATATTCGTCGAAACTAATTTTCCCATCTCGGTTTACATCATTGCTTTGAAAAGATCGGTTGCCAATCGTTTCTCTTTGTCTGACAAGTTTGCATAGTAAGCTTTAGCCGTCTCTGATATCTCCTCCATGTCTGTGTGgatctatatgtatggatgtggcAGCCTGTTCTTAAAAGAGAAAGCGTTGATGCTACTGAATAAGGAATTAATTTTCTGAAAACAATGTGCTTTGAAGCTTATCTTAATTATCTAATGAAAAATGTCATGATCAAAGACGGCTTAGCGTGCAAGCTTGGATAGACAAATGCATCCACAGAATTAAATTGTCGTTTCCAGTGTCTGATTCCATCGTCTTTAATGAAGGGTGAATTGCTTGAGCCTAGCATACGAAAATTTCCTTGATCCTACCTCCTTCAGAAAATGAAAAACAATTGTAGCCTGGCTATAGCTATaaaaattgaatatatatatatatatatatatatatatatatatatatatatatataggtagaCCTCACAAAATTATAACTgttaagtaatttttttaataattcaatAACTATAATTTCTATGCTTGCCATTTCATATAATATGCGTATATAAAATCACCCATTTACAATAAAATTTCTCTTATGTTTCTTTCACACGCACAGCTCTTACCAACACTGTTTACAGTGGATATAAGGGACAGCAGTCCAACTAATTTCCACCATAAGTTTAAGTGAATGGTCTACAATTTTCTTCAACTTCTGGCTGGATATTTCTTCTTGATTCCTAATGATTCTCCTGCCTCaatttgaataaatttccaaCTTAAAacctttaaataaaaatttcaattaatgCATGATATGTAAAAGTTGAATCTGGTCTGCACATAGAATTGTCTCCATATTTTATAGTGAGAAATCTTGTTGTAAATCACATAGGGAAAGTTGAATCCGAggaattgatatattcaatttaggTCTAGGCAAGAATTTCTAACTGGATTAATGGTTTTGTGGGCAGCATACATATCAAAGTCTCAAAATAGGTAAAACTTTGGGTCTCTCTTAAGTGGTTCTTGGATGTGACAATCTGGGGATTCTAGTGAGGATTTGCGGATATAATTCAGCTGATTGTTTACCACGTTTGGCAAAGGAGTATCCTCTGGGCACTCCCTTTTTGTTGGTTCTTCCAAACGGTTTGTTGCTTCATGATATAGTAGAAATTCTTGAAACTTTTGTCTAAATTTGCTCTATTATGGGCTAAAAACATAAATATATATGAAACTCATATATTTAACAGGTGAGTTCCATCATGTACATTATACGTTTTTTATCTAtaataaattagatttaaatacctTTATTTTCTATGTTTTAATATTCTCTTCCattcttataataataataataataataataataataataataataataataataataataataatcacatTTTCATTTTATAAggaaagggaaaaagaaaaacTGGTTGGAACGTTTTTAATAAAAGATTTAAGGGAGgatttgaaaaagaaaaatacaaagaAAACAATATGTTTATATTGGTTTAAACGTTATTTTTTAAAGTAATATCATGAACTTTTTGTTTTGAAGTTTTTTATATCAAAGACATGTATGTgtgattaaaaaattttatgattcatatataacaatagatttaaaaactaaaatttttaatatttaaaaataaaaatgattttcaaaatggataatttattttttatttagattctTCTGTAATTAACCATTATGTAAGATGTAaagtttaatatttttctttttctttttattttcattgtaaattcaaatataatttcttttttcttttcttatagaATAAAAATGAgaagttttttttaaaaaaataattatgtgaGTAAATAAGAACAAGAACAATATTCAAAAAATTTccgtaatataaaaatataaaattatcaattttacTATTAAAAGGATTGCCACCTTAAATATTATCAAGAAAAGAATTAAGCAACATGCTATCATGTCTGGGCTGCTaattttttcaattggttttCTTTTGCAATTGATCGTTGACCTATTGGGCAAGAGCAGCAATATTTGATATATTGAAAATACTTCAAAGTCCACATAGAAAAGATACACAGCCTTTATtctcaataaaattataataccTGAGCATACTGCAGAAGTAGGGGAAAAAATAATAGGTACAAAAAGAAGAATCTCAGAGAAATTATTCTATGAAACTATTATGTATAACGGATTAATTTTAATGGAACTCATTTGAGACCTACCATAATCggtgattataataaaatttttatacacataacaattatattttgaaatttctCATGATGAGAGATTTTTTTGTTCTGAGCTGCTGGCAGAAGGAAAAGGTTTGTATATGCAAGGCTGTTGCCTGCTGGGTTACATTTGGCTGCATAAGCTGACAACGTTGGATGTAGTTTCAATACCAGCGGTTGCAAGTTTAAAAGCCTCTGAAGCACCTTCATTTTTGTCCTGAGGGAAAAAAAATGATACAATAGAGAGCTTGTTTAGCTAATTACAAGAAGGTCATATACATTCAATCTCAAACTAAGGTTATTTACCTGATCCTTATTTTGCTGCCTCTTAGCTTGTAGCAAAGTATAATTATCAAGAAACAAAGCATCCTTGTGATGATTCACATCTTTATCTCGATAACAAGCACAACAAAGATCATAGGTATTACCAGGACCATTGAAGCATTGAACACAAGTAAAGTACACTCCATCAAGAAAGACTCTGCACTCATCGCAAAAGTAAACTCTTTTGCTCGAGCATATGTAGTGCACAGTGATAAATTCATCGAAATCCAAGGCGCCATTACCGTCCTTGTCTAGCTTTCTAAAGAAGTCAGGAGAAGAAAGTATTTTAAAGCCCTTCTGCTTAAGGTATTGCGCATATTCGTTGAAACTAATTTTCCCATCTCCGTTTGCATCAATTGCTTGGAAAGTATCGGTTGTCAATCGCTTCTGTTTGCCTGACAAGTTTGCATAGTAAGCCTTAGCCGTCTCTGATATCTCCTCCATGTCTGTGCGGATCTATATGTATGGGTGTGGCGGTCTCTTCTTAAAATAAAAAGCGTtggtgctatatatatatatatttccttcACCATCTCTTGACCTTTTCCAAATTGATGTTTACTAAGTAATACTGAATAAGGaatttattttctgaaaacaaTATAATTTGAagtttccttgtattttcttctACATAAATAATCGCTAGGAATCATGTTAATTATCTTATGAAAAATGTCATATTCAAAGATGGCTTAGCATACGAGCTTGGTTGGACAAATGCATCCAAGGAATTAAATTGTCTTTTCCCGTGTGTGATTCCATTGACTTTCATGAAGGGTGAATTGCTTGAGCCTAGCATACGAAAATTTCCATGATCCAACCTCCgcagaaaatgaaaaagaattgtAGCCCTGCTATAGCTGTATATGCTCTTAATTAACTTTTTCCCAATGGATTGAGAGTTTTGAGTCTATTTATTATACTAGGTTAGAAAGTCATAAAGTTTTCTCTTTCTAGTCATCTCTAGAGAGAATTTTCTTTGGCTTTTGGTTTTCATCTAGGAGCCAGTCTTCTTTCATGCAATTTCTGCAGCTTCCTCTGCCCCTAGCGGACAGGGGGGCTTTCTGCTGGCCGATTTATGGGTTTAACACTCTCTCCTCAGTGGGTCGAGAATGCATATAGTTTTATTTTGCTTGGGTTGCAGGTTTGAGAAAATATGAGAGGGTGGTTCTTGTAACCTGTTATGTCTTCTTGTGATGCAAAGGCTATGTCTTTGTGCATGGGGCGTTTCGGTCTACGGCTAGGCGCAGGGCAACTTGCGGGACGGTATCGACGCCTCTGGTTGCGTCCAGTCCTTTTATGGCCGAGAGCGTCTTGAGCTTTGCTCCGCCTAACCATTTGAGCTTATGAGTTTCTAGCTTTGGATGTGCAGCGGAGAGATGGTAATTTCGAGCAAAGGTTCCTTCGACTATCGACTATTTGTTTAGTTGGACCTCCTGCATATGTCCCTTGTGCAGCAAAAGTTTAGTTGGACCTCCTGCCTATGTCCCTTCAGCCGGGTTCCTACATTATTTCCACCTAAACCTAGAATTTATTAAGTTTTGGTCTTGGTCCCTTCCATTGGGTTTTAGGTGGATTGATTAGTTTTATCTTGACATGGGCCAAGTGACTTTTCTGTAATGCTTAGGTCTTGGAACCCATTTGTAATACTTTCTTCTATTCCTGTTTGGCATTTGgaagatttaaattattttagtttaataaaaatattattttttatattagaaatattattattttaatattttttaattaaaatttattaaatttaattttaaaatat
The Hevea brasiliensis isolate MT/VB/25A 57/8 chromosome 15, ASM3005281v1, whole genome shotgun sequence genome window above contains:
- the LOC110641070 gene encoding LOW QUALITY PROTEIN: uncharacterized protein LOC110641070 (The sequence of the model RefSeq protein was modified relative to this genomic sequence to represent the inferred CDS: inserted 1 base in 1 codon), whose protein sequence is MEEISETAKAYYANLSDKEKRLATDLFKAXDVNRDGKISFDEYAQYLKQKGFKTISSPDFFRKLDKDGNGTLDFDEFVTVHYICSSERVFSCDGCKVFLDGVYFTCVQCFNGPANTYDLCCACYRDKNVNHHKDAVFLDNCTLLQAKRQQNKDRYKNEGVSEVVELAAAGIETTSNVISLCNQM
- the LOC110641052 gene encoding uncharacterized protein LOC110641052 yields the protein MEEISETAKAYYANLSGKQKRLTTDTFQAIDANGDGKISFNEYAQYLKQKGFKILSSPDFFRKLDKDGNGALDFDEFITVHYICSSKRVYFCDECRVFLDGVYFTCVQCFNGPGNTYDLCCACYRDKDVNHHKDALFLDNYTLLQAKRQQNKDQVNNLSLRLNVYDLLVIS